A genomic stretch from Limnobacter thiooxidans includes:
- the flgC gene encoding flagellar basal body rod protein FlgC, protein MSLFNSFKLAGGAMQAQTMRLNTVASNLANVDTAAAKPNEVYQARKVVFEAVLQKAAPGKAALAENVQVKDIVEDKTEAKKMFDPKHPMADEDGYVYMPNVNAVEEMVDMLAASRSYQTNAEVMNTAKQLMLKTLNMGNQ, encoded by the coding sequence ATGTCGCTATTCAATTCCTTCAAGTTGGCCGGTGGCGCGATGCAAGCGCAAACCATGCGCCTGAACACCGTGGCCAGCAACCTGGCCAACGTCGATACGGCCGCTGCCAAACCCAACGAGGTTTACCAGGCCCGCAAAGTGGTGTTCGAAGCCGTGCTTCAAAAGGCTGCACCCGGCAAGGCTGCCTTGGCGGAGAACGTGCAGGTCAAGGACATCGTTGAAGACAAAACCGAAGCGAAGAAAATGTTCGACCCCAAACACCCCATGGCCGATGAAGACGGTTACGTCTACATGCCCAACGTGAATGCGGTTGAAGAAATGGTGGACATGCTCGCGGCATCGCGCAGCTATCAAACCAATGCAGAAGTGATGAACACCGCCAAACAGCTGATGCTGAAAACACTGAACATGGGCAACCAGTAA
- a CDS encoding response regulator: MADVVLVDDNANDADLALRVVRKTSSSSSTLLLEDGERAIDYFKQLMDDHPENSAVLNLPKLVLLDLKLPKLDGLEVLKFLRSHDVFKTMPIVVLSSSREISDVKRSYELGVNSFAVKPVQFDQYLTRISALVSYWLTINELPRGA, encoded by the coding sequence ATGGCTGATGTTGTGTTGGTTGATGACAACGCCAACGACGCGGACCTCGCCCTGCGCGTGGTGAGAAAAACTTCGTCAAGTTCCAGCACTCTGTTGCTGGAAGACGGCGAGCGCGCCATTGACTATTTCAAGCAGTTGATGGATGACCACCCCGAGAACAGTGCTGTATTGAACTTGCCCAAGTTGGTGTTGCTTGACCTGAAACTACCCAAACTGGATGGACTGGAGGTGCTGAAGTTTCTGCGTTCCCATGACGTATTCAAAACCATGCCAATCGTGGTGTTGTCGTCGTCCAGGGAAATCAGCGATGTGAAGCGTTCTTATGAATTGGGTGTCAACAGTTTTGCAGTCAAACCAGTGCAATTCGATCAGTACCTGACCCGAATTTCCGCACTGGTTTCCTACTGGTTGACCATCAACGAATTACCGCGCGGGGCATAG
- the flgB gene encoding flagellar basal body rod protein FlgB, with product MLDKLTDSMQFSAEALKLRARRQEVLTSNISNVDTPNYKAIDFKFEDALKAATGEKGSMGTPAQPSLGNGAGGLAVTHKGHITGKGNAGQSTAEMLQFRRGNNAAIDGNTVDIERERAAFAENTVKYEAALRAINGRISTLKQAMGSGNQ from the coding sequence ATGTTGGACAAACTCACCGATTCAATGCAGTTCTCTGCCGAGGCCCTGAAACTCAGAGCGCGCCGGCAAGAGGTATTGACTTCCAACATTTCCAACGTGGATACACCCAATTACAAAGCAATTGATTTCAAGTTCGAAGATGCCTTGAAGGCCGCCACGGGCGAAAAAGGCTCCATGGGCACACCTGCACAACCCAGCCTTGGCAATGGCGCAGGCGGCCTGGCTGTGACCCACAAGGGACACATCACAGGCAAAGGCAATGCCGGGCAAAGCACAGCAGAAATGCTGCAGTTTCGCCGGGGCAATAACGCAGCCATTGATGGCAACACCGTGGACATTGAACGTGAACGTGCCGCATTTGCCGAAAACACCGTGAAATACGAAGCCGCCTTGCGTGCCATCAATGGTCGAATCTCGACCTTGAAGCAGGCCATGGGCTCAGGTAACCAATAA
- a CDS encoding sensor histidine kinase translates to MKPEHYFDDSWKNELGISSIWLARRKAVEPNQPEYWIMVAQQGVEHACHDDVLRVLTAIRLLGLCVERRVFEDDLQGLNGTLEQRITDRTAELTRSNSELEAFTYTVSHDLRAPLRAIDGFSSILKEDFADSLPAEANGLLDRISNNARQMGGLIDGLLDFSRLLRTDVARVKVDQQQLVEQILDQLDAKRKNIVEVCDLPPVYADPVLLKQVWMNLIDNALKFSSKAEHPKVIIHCEKGVRTFRFTVQDNGAGFDMKYADKLFNVFERLHHKKDFDGTGVGLAIVKRIIERHGGEISASGELGQGACFTFTLPDQIELTE, encoded by the coding sequence ATGAAGCCCGAACATTATTTTGATGACAGCTGGAAAAACGAGCTGGGTATTTCCTCTATTTGGCTGGCCCGCAGAAAAGCCGTGGAGCCGAATCAGCCCGAATACTGGATCATGGTGGCTCAGCAGGGCGTTGAGCATGCCTGTCATGACGATGTACTTCGGGTTTTAACCGCCATTCGCTTGTTGGGTTTGTGTGTTGAACGCCGAGTATTCGAAGATGATTTACAAGGCTTGAACGGCACGCTGGAGCAGCGCATTACCGATCGCACAGCTGAACTGACCCGCAGCAATTCCGAGCTGGAAGCTTTCACTTACACCGTGTCGCACGACTTGCGGGCACCCCTGCGTGCCATTGACGGGTTTTCCAGTATCTTGAAAGAAGATTTCGCCGATAGTCTGCCTGCTGAAGCCAACGGCCTGCTTGACCGAATCAGTAACAATGCCCGTCAAATGGGCGGTTTGATTGACGGGCTTCTGGATTTTTCCCGCCTTTTGCGTACCGATGTGGCCCGCGTCAAGGTGGATCAGCAACAGTTGGTGGAGCAGATTCTCGATCAGCTTGATGCCAAGCGCAAAAACATCGTCGAGGTGTGTGACCTGCCACCGGTGTATGCAGACCCGGTGTTACTTAAACAGGTCTGGATGAATTTGATCGACAATGCACTGAAGTTCAGCAGCAAGGCCGAACACCCCAAGGTGATCATTCATTGCGAAAAAGGGGTGCGGACTTTCCGCTTTACCGTACAAGACAATGGTGCTGGCTTTGACATGAAATACGCGGACAAGCTGTTCAATGTGTTTGAACGTTTGCACCACAAAAAAGATTTTGACGGCACTGGTGTAGGCCTGGCCATTGTCAAACGGATCATCGAACGCCACGGTGGAGAAATCAGTGCCAGTGGTGAATTGGGCCAGGGTGCATGCTTTACCTTCACGCTACCCGATCAAATTGAATTGACTGAATGA
- a CDS encoding flagella synthesis protein FlgN encodes MSHVAAAKNLYNNLAYECETAMALVDILLEEQACLVKMETGALNSLATRKEAMMLDLEKRYLANIELSKAAGFAPDLDGIALWVDVLAADEPRLFGTYSTLRSTLTHAQRLNTTNGELVTEQLAGLQERISILTAAAVAEQKPTASDTYGPKGGMAQSALTGGAMPRAVIR; translated from the coding sequence ATGTCGCATGTTGCTGCAGCAAAAAACTTGTACAACAACCTGGCTTATGAATGTGAAACAGCCATGGCGCTGGTGGACATTCTGCTTGAAGAACAGGCTTGCCTGGTCAAAATGGAAACCGGTGCATTGAACAGCCTCGCTACTCGCAAGGAAGCGATGATGCTGGACCTGGAGAAGCGTTACCTGGCCAACATTGAATTGTCCAAAGCCGCAGGCTTTGCACCAGACCTGGATGGCATTGCCTTGTGGGTAGATGTACTGGCAGCCGATGAACCCAGACTGTTCGGCACCTATTCCACACTGCGTTCTACCTTGACCCATGCACAGCGCCTGAACACCACCAATGGTGAGTTGGTCACGGAACAATTGGCAGGTTTGCAGGAACGTATTTCGATTTTGACTGCTGCTGCAGTGGCTGAACAAAAACCCACTGCCAGCGACACTTACGGACCGAAGGGCGGCATGGCCCAGTCTGCATTGACCGGTGGCGCTATGCCCCGCGCGGTAATTCGTTGA
- the flgF gene encoding flagellar basal-body rod protein FlgF, with translation MDKLIFLAAQAAKGTMSRQENIANNLANVNTPGFRQQLMAFQSAPVTGEGSGSRSFAVETSIGFDTTPGQIQSTGREMDVAVQGEGWFAVNDAKGNEAYTRNGSFQLDGTGNLVTQEGYSVIGTNGPINVPPDHRLSFEGDGSVSAIPLTGDTNVVALGKLKLVNIPEGEINRGDDGLFRAANGDPADADPNVRIAGGFIESSNVNAVDMMVQMISAARQYETQMKMISTAKENGQAANSLFGMN, from the coding sequence ATGGACAAACTGATTTTCCTGGCAGCCCAAGCCGCCAAAGGCACCATGTCTCGCCAAGAGAACATTGCCAACAACCTGGCCAACGTGAACACACCCGGGTTTCGGCAACAACTCATGGCGTTTCAAAGCGCCCCGGTCACCGGCGAGGGCAGTGGTTCCCGAAGCTTTGCGGTGGAAACCAGCATTGGCTTCGACACCACGCCAGGGCAAATCCAGTCCACTGGTCGTGAAATGGATGTGGCCGTTCAAGGCGAGGGCTGGTTTGCCGTCAATGACGCGAAAGGCAACGAGGCGTATACCCGCAACGGCTCCTTCCAGTTGGATGGCACTGGCAACCTGGTGACTCAGGAAGGGTATTCCGTCATTGGCACCAACGGCCCGATCAACGTGCCGCCCGATCACCGATTGTCTTTCGAAGGCGATGGTTCTGTTTCTGCCATTCCTCTGACTGGCGACACCAATGTGGTGGCGCTTGGCAAGTTGAAACTGGTGAATATTCCCGAAGGGGAAATCAACCGGGGCGACGACGGCCTGTTTCGTGCCGCCAATGGTGACCCCGCTGACGCAGACCCGAATGTGCGCATTGCCGGTGGTTTTATCGAGTCGAGCAACGTGAACGCGGTGGACATGATGGTGCAAATGATCAGCGCCGCCCGCCAGTATGAAACCCAAATGAAAATGATCAGCACGGCCAAGGAAAACGGCCAGGCTGCCAACAGCCTGTTTGGCATGAATTAA
- a CDS encoding flagellar hook assembly protein FlgD, which produces MAIDVTSALGNNTGTAATKKKAEENSPEAIQERFMSLLVAQLKNQDPLAPMDNAQVTSQMAQLNTVTGINNLNATMEGMASSLNANQTVQATSMLGRAVLTEGNSLTLADGKALGSMQLDQSADVLNVKVLDAGANVVRTINLGAQSKGTHEFQWDGKSDDGSTLPAGNYKFEIEAKAAGKDASVTPLTLSVVQGVRNAGADGTKLLTSNGGEVSFADIKQVF; this is translated from the coding sequence ATGGCTATTGATGTAACTTCCGCGCTGGGCAACAACACGGGCACTGCGGCGACCAAGAAAAAAGCTGAAGAGAACAGTCCTGAAGCCATTCAGGAGCGTTTCATGTCCCTGCTGGTGGCCCAGCTTAAAAATCAGGATCCATTGGCCCCGATGGACAACGCCCAGGTCACCAGTCAAATGGCGCAGTTGAATACTGTAACCGGTATCAACAACTTGAATGCCACCATGGAAGGTATGGCCAGTTCCCTCAACGCCAACCAGACCGTGCAGGCCACCAGCATGCTGGGCCGCGCGGTGTTGACCGAAGGCAATTCCCTGACCCTGGCCGATGGCAAGGCCCTGGGTTCGATGCAGCTGGATCAAAGCGCCGACGTGTTGAACGTGAAGGTGCTGGACGCTGGTGCCAACGTGGTGCGCACCATCAACCTGGGTGCGCAGTCCAAGGGCACGCACGAATTCCAGTGGGATGGCAAAAGCGATGACGGCAGCACATTGCCAGCTGGCAATTACAAATTCGAAATTGAAGCCAAGGCTGCAGGCAAAGACGCCAGCGTGACACCGCTGACTTTGTCCGTGGTTCAAGGTGTGCGCAATGCGGGCGCAGACGGTACCAAACTTTTGACCAGCAACGGTGGCGAAGTTTCCTTCGCGGACATCAAGCAGGTTTTCTAA
- a CDS encoding RNA polymerase sigma factor FliA: MYTAQGTLNKSKQIDQYIPLVRRLAHHLIAKLPASVQIDDLIQAGLIGLMDAITRFEEGQGAQFETYASQRIRGSMLDELRSADWMPRGVRQAQRKIETATLKAEQQLGRSATEKEIAEVMGVSLDEYQNMLFDSRGAQLVFYDDYAEDGDGEGYLDRQMDGDEDANPLELLGDQRFRSTLIQAIEELPEREKMLMGLYYEQELNFREIAAVLGVTESRVCQLHTQAVSRLKAKLRDY; this comes from the coding sequence ATGTACACAGCCCAGGGCACACTCAACAAATCCAAGCAGATCGACCAGTACATACCGCTGGTGCGCCGACTTGCTCACCACCTCATTGCGAAGCTGCCGGCCTCAGTGCAAATCGATGACTTGATTCAAGCCGGTCTCATTGGACTGATGGACGCAATCACCCGGTTTGAAGAAGGGCAGGGCGCACAGTTCGAAACTTACGCCAGCCAACGCATTCGTGGTTCCATGCTGGATGAATTGCGCTCTGCAGACTGGATGCCCCGCGGTGTTCGCCAAGCCCAGCGAAAAATCGAAACGGCCACCTTAAAGGCCGAGCAACAGTTGGGTCGTTCTGCCACCGAAAAGGAAATAGCGGAAGTCATGGGCGTGAGCCTGGATGAATACCAGAACATGCTGTTCGACTCGCGCGGTGCCCAACTGGTCTTTTACGACGACTATGCCGAGGACGGTGATGGCGAAGGTTACCTGGATCGCCAGATGGATGGTGATGAAGACGCCAATCCACTCGAGCTGTTGGGTGACCAACGATTCCGGTCCACGCTGATTCAAGCCATCGAAGAACTGCCAGAGCGTGAAAAAATGCTCATGGGGCTGTATTATGAACAGGAGTTAAACTTCCGTGAAATTGCGGCTGTTCTTGGGGTCACTGAATCCCGCGTGTGCCAGTTGCACACCCAGGCTGTCAGTCGTCTCAAGGCCAAGCTTCGCGACTACTAA
- the flgM gene encoding flagellar biosynthesis anti-sigma factor FlgM yields MSINRINPGSSPLDKLAKPQSGGKSAPVAAADKASTEGAVARLSGQSSELSAVGAPFNAEKVAEIKDAISKGEFKVNAEAVAAKVIESARELLGQK; encoded by the coding sequence ATGAGTATCAATCGAATCAACCCGGGAAGCAGTCCCCTGGACAAACTGGCCAAACCACAAAGCGGCGGGAAATCTGCGCCTGTGGCGGCTGCTGACAAAGCCAGTACGGAAGGCGCAGTGGCCAGGCTTTCTGGCCAGTCCAGCGAGCTGAGTGCTGTGGGTGCCCCATTCAACGCCGAAAAAGTGGCCGAGATCAAGGATGCCATCAGCAAAGGGGAATTCAAGGTGAATGCCGAGGCAGTTGCTGCCAAGGTCATTGAAAGTGCTCGCGAGTTGCTGGGTCAGAAATAA
- a CDS encoding PAS domain-containing protein produces the protein MAQPKDQGTPKTFRQSSKRVNRSLILVVITAIGPLALTGLYMAGNTTDPDGWLLTIFFSLLLGAIGAWFMGNKLISGLLGIIQTSVQSESQLRRLMELSGDWYWQQDPAHTIVRIIYRGKDQNGTPKSSQPLPFDGLARWEVEGLSCIDPRYNWDTFKALLDNHQPFDKVSFEYWPRNAERIIFESTGRPLYGPKGEFLGYMGVSTDMTQKRLNEQMLSLQRSLLQGVLLSAPIPELAASYARGLKNCLTVHAEVVLGFRDKSEQNHWRVRGTNPLIRMPLDKGQAFWDNAEQYCDPLEGHDQHGLV, from the coding sequence ATGGCCCAGCCTAAAGATCAAGGAACACCGAAAACCTTCAGGCAATCCAGCAAGCGGGTCAACCGTTCCCTGATTCTTGTTGTCATAACAGCCATCGGCCCCTTGGCGCTCACCGGGCTTTACATGGCAGGCAACACCACCGACCCCGATGGTTGGCTGCTCACAATTTTCTTTTCCCTGCTGTTGGGTGCGATTGGTGCCTGGTTCATGGGCAACAAGCTGATTTCCGGCTTGCTCGGAATCATTCAGACATCTGTTCAATCTGAAAGCCAGCTGCGCCGCCTGATGGAATTGTCGGGCGACTGGTACTGGCAGCAAGATCCGGCCCACACCATCGTGCGCATTATTTATCGTGGAAAAGATCAGAACGGCACACCGAAAAGCAGCCAACCCTTGCCCTTCGACGGCTTGGCGCGCTGGGAAGTGGAAGGCTTGAGCTGCATCGACCCGCGTTACAACTGGGACACATTCAAGGCATTGCTGGACAATCACCAGCCTTTTGACAAAGTCAGTTTTGAATATTGGCCACGTAACGCCGAACGCATCATCTTCGAATCCACAGGGCGCCCCTTGTATGGCCCCAAGGGCGAGTTTCTGGGTTACATGGGTGTTTCAACGGACATGACCCAAAAGCGCTTGAATGAGCAAATGCTTTCATTGCAGCGCTCCCTGTTGCAGGGGGTTCTGCTTTCTGCGCCCATTCCCGAGTTGGCTGCTTCATACGCCCGCGGACTGAAAAACTGCCTGACCGTTCACGCCGAAGTGGTGCTAGGATTTCGTGACAAATCCGAACAAAATCACTGGCGTGTTCGCGGAACCAACCCCTTGATTCGCATGCCGCTGGACAAAGGCCAGGCTTTTTGGGACAACGCAGAGCAGTACTGCGATCCGCTGGAAGGTCATGACCAGCATGGCCTGGTTTGA
- the flgG gene encoding flagellar basal-body rod protein FlgG → MMRSLWIAKTGLDAQQTQLDVISNNLANTATNGFKRSRAVFEDLLYQTLRQPGAQTTEQTQVPSGLQIGTGVKPVSTVRNFAQGNLQQTGNTLDVAINGQGFFQVQMPDGTTSYTRDGSIQIDSAGTLVTSNGYPILGPVTVPQGVQEISISQSGVVSAVVQGQVQPQELGQIQLASFVNPAGLFSMGQNLYSETAASGAPTQAVAGTNGVGFVSQGFVETSNVNVVEELVGLIQAQRAYEINSKAISTSDQMLQRLSQL, encoded by the coding sequence ATGATGCGTTCTTTGTGGATTGCAAAAACAGGTCTGGACGCCCAGCAAACCCAGCTGGATGTGATTTCAAACAACCTGGCTAATACCGCCACTAATGGTTTCAAGCGTTCGCGGGCAGTGTTCGAGGATTTGCTGTACCAAACCCTTCGCCAGCCCGGTGCTCAAACCACCGAGCAAACCCAGGTGCCTTCCGGCTTGCAGATCGGTACGGGTGTCAAACCTGTGTCGACAGTTCGGAATTTTGCGCAGGGCAACCTGCAGCAAACCGGCAATACACTGGACGTGGCCATCAATGGTCAAGGTTTCTTCCAGGTTCAAATGCCCGATGGCACCACCAGCTACACCCGCGACGGCAGCATTCAGATTGACTCTGCTGGCACCTTGGTCACTTCCAACGGCTACCCAATTCTTGGCCCGGTCACTGTTCCCCAAGGTGTTCAGGAAATTTCGATTTCACAAAGCGGCGTGGTCTCAGCCGTAGTTCAAGGCCAGGTGCAGCCGCAGGAATTAGGTCAAATACAGCTGGCCAGTTTTGTGAACCCGGCTGGCTTGTTCAGCATGGGCCAAAATCTCTACTCAGAAACAGCGGCTTCGGGCGCACCCACCCAGGCGGTGGCGGGTACCAATGGTGTGGGCTTTGTTTCCCAGGGTTTTGTGGAAACATCGAACGTCAACGTGGTTGAAGAACTGGTCGGCCTGATCCAGGCCCAGCGTGCGTACGAAATCAACTCCAAGGCAATCTCCACATCAGACCAGATGTTACAGCGCTTATCGCAGCTTTGA
- the flgE gene encoding flagellar hook protein FlgE, with translation MAFSAGGSFQQGLSGLNAAQRGLEVIANNVSNASVVGFKGSEAEFSDVFARAFNGARSTNGIGLGTSLAAVTQNFKQGNINVTGNPLDLAISGTGFFKVQAANGDNIYTRNGQMGLNNEGVIVNSRGDRLQGFPIDATTGRPSDVAQSITVPRGNIPPAATRGGNLELNLDARATAIDPALTFDPGNLNTFNNSTSMTVYDELGGAHIMGIYMRKESSNDWSVFATVDGTQVDIGTSPVAVTTAPAQSTAASLQYGVDGLLVTPANANLTVDMSRFVTASGVPFSSTGVAPNQFTFDMSNTTQYGSSFVVQNLGQDGFESSPFAGFDVGADGMLTISYANGQLVKHAQVGLYRFPNPEGLQPVGSNGWLATNSSGPELVSLSEDTAFGIIQSGALEESNIDLTAELVAMISAQRVYQANSQTIKTQDSIFQTITNLR, from the coding sequence ATGGCTTTTTCAGCAGGTGGAAGTTTTCAGCAAGGCTTGAGTGGTTTGAACGCGGCACAGCGCGGCTTGGAGGTGATTGCCAACAACGTCTCCAACGCCAGCGTGGTCGGCTTCAAGGGATCTGAAGCGGAGTTTTCAGACGTGTTTGCCCGCGCTTTCAACGGCGCGCGTTCCACCAATGGCATCGGTTTGGGTACCAGCCTGGCTGCAGTCACGCAGAACTTCAAGCAAGGCAACATCAATGTCACCGGCAACCCCCTGGACCTGGCCATCAGTGGAACCGGCTTTTTCAAGGTGCAGGCAGCCAACGGCGACAACATTTACACCCGCAACGGCCAGATGGGCTTGAACAACGAAGGCGTGATCGTGAACTCCCGTGGCGACAGGCTTCAGGGTTTTCCTATTGATGCCACCACGGGCCGCCCTTCGGACGTCGCCCAATCCATCACCGTGCCGCGTGGCAACATTCCTCCGGCTGCAACCCGTGGCGGTAATCTCGAATTGAACCTGGATGCACGTGCTACAGCGATTGACCCAGCGTTGACTTTTGATCCGGGCAATCTGAATACTTTCAACAACTCCACCTCCATGACGGTGTACGACGAGCTGGGTGGCGCGCACATCATGGGCATCTACATGCGAAAGGAATCGTCCAATGATTGGTCCGTGTTCGCCACAGTAGACGGCACGCAGGTGGACATTGGTACCTCCCCGGTCGCTGTGACCACGGCCCCTGCGCAATCCACGGCAGCATCTTTGCAATACGGTGTTGATGGCCTGTTGGTTACTCCTGCAAATGCCAACCTGACGGTTGATATGTCCCGTTTTGTCACCGCCAGCGGTGTGCCATTTTCTTCAACCGGTGTGGCGCCCAACCAGTTCACGTTTGACATGAGCAACACCACCCAGTACGGCAGTTCGTTCGTGGTGCAAAACCTGGGGCAGGATGGTTTTGAGTCCTCTCCGTTCGCAGGTTTCGATGTGGGCGCAGACGGCATGTTGACCATCAGCTACGCCAACGGCCAGTTGGTCAAGCACGCCCAGGTCGGCTTGTATCGCTTCCCCAATCCCGAAGGTCTGCAACCTGTGGGTTCCAACGGCTGGTTGGCCACCAACTCGTCGGGGCCTGAGTTGGTATCGCTCAGCGAAGACACTGCATTCGGCATCATCCAGTCGGGCGCACTCGAAGAATCGAACATTGACTTGACGGCAGAACTGGTGGCCATGATTTCCGCACAGCGCGTGTATCAGGCCAACTCGCAGACCATCAAGACCCAGGACTCGATTTTCCAGACCATTACCAACCTTCGTTAA
- the flgA gene encoding flagellar basal body P-ring formation chaperone FlgA, with protein sequence MKFHTVLCSSKNRLFGKTPGKRLGIALLCASALTGAVAQADESRWVPEDRLSELVDPALLPAGANVDVKFVKVDERIGSARCPAALFANSSGNKMWGRTFVRVQCVGSDTAPFFLGVDVKVWAPVLVIKNMVQSGQTVGAGDVEYRTMDLSQLTQGWVTDMTHLANKTSTRQLWPGTLLKHDHLRGQPMVKNGDTVKVVMSGPGFAIGGTAVAMGEAELGEVVKIKTAQGKILHGVARDALVVEVNL encoded by the coding sequence ATGAAATTTCACACTGTCCTGTGTTCATCAAAAAATCGTTTGTTTGGCAAGACGCCAGGCAAAAGGCTGGGTATTGCCCTGCTTTGCGCCAGCGCTTTGACAGGTGCTGTTGCACAGGCCGACGAATCGAGGTGGGTGCCAGAAGACCGGTTGAGTGAACTGGTGGATCCTGCCTTGCTGCCCGCCGGTGCAAACGTGGATGTGAAGTTTGTCAAAGTCGATGAACGGATTGGCAGTGCGCGTTGCCCGGCAGCCCTGTTTGCCAACAGTTCTGGCAACAAGATGTGGGGGCGCACCTTTGTACGCGTGCAATGTGTCGGTTCTGACACGGCCCCGTTTTTCCTCGGTGTGGACGTCAAAGTGTGGGCACCCGTGCTGGTGATCAAGAACATGGTTCAATCGGGTCAAACTGTGGGTGCCGGTGATGTGGAGTACCGGACCATGGATCTGAGTCAGTTGACGCAGGGCTGGGTCACCGACATGACCCACTTGGCCAACAAGACAAGCACCCGGCAGCTGTGGCCGGGAACCCTGTTGAAACACGACCACTTGCGAGGTCAGCCGATGGTCAAGAATGGCGATACGGTGAAAGTGGTCATGAGCGGGCCTGGGTTTGCAATTGGTGGCACTGCGGTGGCGATGGGCGAAGCCGAACTGGGTGAAGTGGTCAAAATCAAGACTGCCCAAGGCAAGATTTTGCACGGTGTGGCCAGAGATGCGCTGGTGGTGGAAGTGAATTTGTAA
- the flhF gene encoding flagellar biosynthesis protein FlhF, which translates to MKLKKFTAPTTREALQKLRAELGEDAIILSTKQTAAGTEVLAASSHDLDAVTEKPAQQAAPASWTRADRAQLAQATERQSAERQSTERAPTAAEKVAQQVAAQRDVLINRTFAPAPAPAPVLTPQPTPIAAAREFANDDMLSEVAKRRSMAASESMAQENTAVLEEIRQMRQLLKDQMAMMTWRDTLEKNPQRGELWNLLTQSGFSPLFARTVAEKLPSGLNDNQVQDWVTNVLKKNLNVIPGDKDVVETGGTFALVGPTGVGKTTTTAKLAARCVVKYGADSLGLITTDSYRIGAQDQLRIYGKILGVQVYTAQTHADLLQLRNSMQRKRLILIDTVGMGQRDSRVAEQTKILTDSHVKRILLLNATSQPETLDDVVRHYKSTGLSGAIVSKLDEAIKIGGVLDVVMRHKLALHYIATGQRVPEDLFPANPQVLVHRALRSRSGQAFQTSSEELKWKMAQVSTTGI; encoded by the coding sequence ATGAAATTGAAAAAATTCACAGCCCCCACCACCCGTGAGGCCCTGCAAAAGCTGCGCGCAGAACTGGGTGAAGATGCAATTATTCTGTCTACCAAGCAGACTGCAGCCGGCACGGAAGTGCTTGCCGCATCCTCGCATGATCTGGACGCTGTCACTGAAAAGCCTGCGCAACAGGCTGCACCCGCCTCCTGGACACGGGCAGACCGGGCCCAGTTGGCCCAGGCCACTGAACGGCAATCCGCTGAACGCCAATCCACCGAGCGCGCGCCCACTGCCGCTGAAAAAGTGGCTCAGCAAGTTGCAGCCCAGCGCGATGTTCTCATCAATCGAACGTTTGCACCTGCGCCTGCACCTGCACCTGTATTAACGCCACAGCCCACACCCATAGCTGCCGCCCGCGAATTTGCCAATGACGACATGTTGTCGGAGGTGGCCAAGCGTCGCTCCATGGCAGCCAGTGAGTCCATGGCGCAGGAAAACACCGCTGTGCTGGAAGAAATCCGTCAAATGCGCCAATTGCTGAAAGACCAGATGGCCATGATGACCTGGCGCGACACGCTGGAGAAAAACCCGCAGCGTGGCGAATTGTGGAATCTGCTGACCCAGTCTGGCTTCTCCCCCTTGTTTGCTCGCACTGTGGCTGAAAAGCTGCCTTCCGGGCTGAATGACAATCAGGTTCAGGACTGGGTCACGAATGTATTGAAGAAAAACCTGAACGTCATTCCTGGCGACAAGGACGTGGTTGAAACTGGAGGCACCTTTGCTCTGGTTGGCCCCACTGGCGTTGGAAAAACCACCACCACAGCCAAACTGGCCGCACGTTGTGTGGTCAAGTACGGTGCCGATTCCTTGGGCTTGATCACCACCGACAGCTACCGGATTGGCGCGCAAGATCAACTACGCATTTACGGCAAAATTCTGGGTGTGCAGGTTTACACCGCACAAACCCATGCTGACCTGCTTCAGTTGCGCAACAGCATGCAGCGCAAGCGTCTGATCCTGATCGACACCGTGGGCATGGGCCAGCGCGATTCCCGCGTGGCCGAGCAAACCAAGATCCTGACCGATAGCCATGTCAAACGCATTCTGCTGCTGAATGCCACCAGCCAGCCTGAAACACTCGATGACGTGGTTCGCCATTACAAAAGCACGGGCCTGAGCGGTGCAATCGTGTCCAAACTGGATGAAGCCATCAAGATTGGTGGTGTACTCGATGTGGTCATGCGTCACAAACTGGCCTTGCATTACATTGCCACCGGCCAGCGCGTGCCCGAAGACCTGTTTCCGGCCAATCCACAGGTGCTGGTGCACCGTGCCCTGCGTTCGCGCAGCGGCCAGGCATTTCAAACCTCGAGCGAAGAATTGAAATGGAAAATGGCCCAAGTCTCGACGACTGGAATTTAA